From a single Candidatus Beckwithbacteria bacterium genomic region:
- the lexA gene encoding transcriptional repressor LexA, translating into MNSAQPRHIVTLYKRQRQIIEFISQFIQRNGYSPTLREIGDAMGLSSLATVHEHVERLVDKGVLKKTAGNKTRGIIVVDEKLGTMKQGVNLPILGWIAAGQPIDPYTEPDAYLQVSAEMLSGRKRSFVLQVRGESMIDEGILDGDYVVIEEESDVKDGDIVVAILETGIATLKKIFREATRVRLEPANSSMAPIYATRVQIQGKCVGIIRRFEAQ; encoded by the coding sequence ATGAACAGCGCTCAACCCCGTCATATCGTGACTCTCTATAAACGTCAGCGGCAAATTATCGAATTTATATCGCAATTTATTCAGAGAAACGGTTACAGTCCTACTTTGCGTGAAATTGGCGATGCCATGGGTTTGTCATCTTTAGCTACCGTTCATGAGCACGTTGAACGCTTGGTTGACAAAGGAGTTTTGAAAAAAACTGCTGGGAACAAAACCAGGGGCATTATCGTGGTTGATGAAAAACTGGGAACTATGAAACAGGGAGTTAATCTTCCTATTTTAGGTTGGATTGCCGCTGGTCAACCCATTGATCCCTACACTGAGCCAGATGCTTATTTACAGGTTTCGGCTGAAATGCTCTCAGGCCGTAAACGTTCTTTTGTCCTTCAAGTTCGCGGTGAATCCATGATTGATGAAGGGATTTTGGATGGTGATTATGTAGTCATTGAAGAAGAGAGTGATGTTAAAGATGGTGATATCGTGGTAGCGATTTTAGAAACCGGTATTGCCACTTTGAAAAAAATCTTTCGTGAAGCCACTCGGGTTCGCCTTGAACCAGCCAATAGTAGCATGGCACCGATTTATGCTACCCGCGTTCAAATTCAGGGCAAATGTGTTGGTATTATTCGCCGTTTTGAAGCTCAATAG
- a CDS encoding isoleucine--tRNA ligase: MKNKQNSYSEVSSQANFGELTEKILKFWQDQKIFEKSVQSRPEDKPYIFYDGPPFVTGMPHYGSLLPSIAKDLIPRYQTMKGRRVERIWGWDCHGMPIEHKVEGELGIASRRDVEKIGLDTFTKTCYSYVSQTSSEWKWYIDRIGRWVDMDHAYRTMDMKFMESVMWVFKTIYDKGLIYQGKRISLYCPRCGTPVSNFEVAMDNSYKDLTEDSTVYKFKLVGLDKTYILAWSTTPWNKIVTTALAINPEFTYVKVKQNNEFYILAKDTLKILDKGYEIVEEFGGQKLLGQTYEPLYDFPVPEGKRAWEIIAGDFVTTDEGTGVVTLAVYGEDDFKVMSEQNIWLLEHVDGEGHITLDHPLFKGLYYLKANKVVDEDLAKRGLIYRIDQHAHSVAVCWRCATRLYYAPQEAWFINVKDLKEQLFKSNENINWFPKHLKYGRFKKGIESAPDWCISRNRYWATPMPVWKCNKCQKLKVLGSIAEIEKLSGKKVSDLHRPYIDEFTFACDACDGTMKRIPEVLDCWMESGSMPYGQVHYPFENKEKFDKSFPADFIIEYLPQTRAWFYVMHVVSNALFGKQAFKNVVTTGVIKGTDGRKMSKSYGNYPDPKKVIETYGGDALRLYFMASPVMAGENLNIDEEGIKEEVQRNLGILWNSYKYFVMYANLHGFSPQKITGLADLSLDNAMDKWLVLRLKQTQQKVSKYLDEYNIPKATRYLRPLVNDLSTWYIRRSRDRFVSGDSKALETLHTVLYELCVLMAPFAPFIVEEIYQNVYASLSGQAESIHLCLWSVFKTVTQKEQSFLDQMNLAREIASLGNAKRKELQIPIRQPLSSMAVRNCEALDVALQEILKDELNIETIIWKKSDGNLEVSFDTKITPKLKAAGEARQLIRQIQEKRKEKQVSIAAKVKISLPSWPKDFEEEIKQKTLVSEIVTGETLDILSVEN; encoded by the coding sequence ATGAAAAACAAGCAAAATTCTTATTCAGAAGTTTCCAGCCAAGCAAATTTCGGAGAGCTGACTGAAAAGATTCTAAAATTTTGGCAGGATCAGAAGATTTTTGAAAAAAGTGTCCAAAGCAGACCAGAAGATAAGCCTTACATTTTTTACGATGGGCCGCCTTTTGTGACCGGTATGCCTCACTATGGTAGTTTACTGCCTTCTATAGCTAAGGATTTAATTCCGCGGTATCAAACTATGAAAGGTCGCCGCGTAGAGCGGATTTGGGGTTGGGATTGTCATGGTATGCCCATTGAACACAAAGTTGAAGGTGAGTTAGGGATTGCTTCCAGGCGAGATGTGGAAAAAATTGGTTTAGATACATTTACCAAAACCTGTTATTCCTATGTGTCACAAACTTCTTCAGAGTGGAAATGGTATATTGACCGGATTGGCCGTTGGGTAGATATGGACCATGCTTATCGAACTATGGATATGAAATTTATGGAATCGGTGATGTGGGTTTTTAAAACTATTTACGATAAAGGTTTGATTTACCAAGGTAAACGTATTTCTTTGTATTGTCCCCGCTGCGGTACGCCGGTTTCCAATTTTGAAGTGGCTATGGATAACAGCTATAAAGACCTTACTGAAGATTCAACTGTTTATAAATTTAAATTAGTTGGTTTAGACAAAACCTATATTTTGGCTTGGTCAACTACACCTTGGAATAAAATCGTGACTACGGCTTTGGCGATTAATCCCGAATTTACTTATGTCAAAGTTAAACAAAATAACGAATTTTATATTTTAGCTAAAGACACTTTGAAAATTTTGGATAAAGGCTATGAGATAGTTGAAGAGTTTGGTGGCCAGAAGCTTTTGGGTCAAACATATGAGCCGTTATATGATTTTCCGGTTCCAGAAGGTAAAAGGGCTTGGGAAATTATTGCCGGCGATTTTGTAACTACTGACGAAGGCACTGGCGTAGTAACCTTAGCTGTATACGGAGAAGATGACTTTAAAGTTATGAGTGAGCAAAATATCTGGCTACTGGAGCATGTAGATGGTGAAGGCCATATTACTTTAGACCATCCACTTTTTAAAGGTTTGTATTATCTTAAAGCCAATAAGGTAGTGGATGAAGATTTAGCGAAACGGGGTTTAATTTACCGAATTGACCAGCACGCGCATAGTGTGGCAGTTTGTTGGCGTTGTGCCACCAGGCTTTATTATGCTCCACAAGAAGCTTGGTTTATTAATGTAAAAGACCTAAAAGAACAACTTTTTAAATCCAATGAAAACATTAACTGGTTTCCCAAACACCTTAAATATGGTCGGTTTAAAAAAGGCATTGAATCAGCCCCAGATTGGTGTATTAGTCGAAACCGTTACTGGGCCACTCCTATGCCGGTTTGGAAATGTAATAAGTGCCAAAAGCTAAAAGTTCTAGGTTCTATTGCTGAGATCGAAAAACTTTCCGGTAAAAAAGTTAGCGATTTACATAGGCCATACATTGATGAGTTTACTTTTGCTTGCGATGCCTGTGACGGAACCATGAAGCGGATTCCGGAAGTTTTGGATTGTTGGATGGAATCTGGATCGATGCCATATGGGCAAGTCCACTATCCTTTTGAAAACAAAGAAAAATTTGACAAAAGTTTCCCGGCCGATTTTATTATCGAATATTTGCCTCAAACCAGAGCTTGGTTTTATGTGATGCATGTGGTTTCCAATGCTTTGTTTGGCAAGCAAGCTTTTAAAAATGTAGTTACTACGGGGGTAATTAAGGGGACTGATGGCCGGAAGATGAGTAAATCCTATGGTAATTACCCTGATCCTAAAAAAGTTATCGAAACCTATGGTGGCGATGCCTTACGGCTTTATTTTATGGCTAGCCCAGTTATGGCTGGGGAAAACTTAAACATTGATGAAGAAGGTATAAAAGAAGAGGTGCAGCGTAATTTGGGAATTTTATGGAATAGCTACAAATACTTTGTCATGTATGCGAATCTGCATGGTTTTTCACCTCAAAAAATCACCGGTCTTGCCGATTTATCTCTTGATAATGCGATGGATAAATGGCTGGTACTGCGGCTCAAGCAAACCCAACAAAAAGTCAGCAAATACTTAGACGAATACAATATTCCTAAAGCTACCAGATATTTACGGCCTTTGGTGAATGACCTATCTACTTGGTATATTAGGCGGAGTCGGGATCGCTTTGTGTCTGGGGATAGCAAGGCTTTAGAGACCTTGCATACGGTTTTGTATGAACTATGTGTCCTAATGGCGCCGTTTGCTCCGTTTATTGTCGAAGAAATATATCAAAATGTATATGCTAGTTTATCTGGTCAAGCTGAATCAATTCATCTTTGTCTGTGGTCTGTGTTTAAAACTGTTACTCAAAAAGAGCAAAGCTTTTTGGATCAAATGAATTTAGCTCGGGAAATAGCTAGTCTTGGCAATGCTAAACGCAAAGAATTGCAAATTCCAATTAGGCAACCACTAAGCTCTATGGCTGTTCGTAATTGCGAGGCTTTAGACGTTGCTTTGCAGGAGATTTTAAAAGATGAGCTTAATATCGAAACTATTATTTGGAAAAAGAGTGATGGCAATCTTGAAGTGAGTTTTGATACTAAAATTACTCCTAAACTTAAAGCAGCTGGGGAAGCTCGGCAGCTGATTCGCCAAATTCAGGAAAAACGGAAAGAAAAACAAGTTAGCATTGCTGCTAAGGTAAAAATTTCTTTGCCAAGTTGGCCTAAAGACTTTGAAGAAGAAATTAAACAAAAAACCTTAGTTTCGGAAATCGTAACTGGCGAGACATTAGATATTCTGTCAGTCGAAAACTAA
- the rpmA gene encoding 50S ribosomal protein L27, with product MAHKKASGATRQHPSRAGKRLGVKTYAGETVTTGSIIMRQRGTKIMAGDNVGTGRDHTLFALKDGIVAFKKRMGKIFAYVK from the coding sequence ATGGCACACAAGAAGGCATCTGGAGCAACCAGACAACATCCAAGTCGAGCAGGTAAGCGTTTAGGAGTTAAAACCTACGCTGGTGAAACAGTCACTACTGGCTCAATTATTATGCGACAGCGTGGCACTAAAATTATGGCAGGTGATAATGTCGGCACTGGCCGAGATCACACCCTCTTTGCTTTAAAAGATGGAATTGTAGCTTTCAAAAAGCGCATGGGCAAAATTTTTGCTTACGTCAAGTAA
- the lepB gene encoding signal peptidase I, with protein MSILKSLTEFFLDFLETIIVALVIFLVLYMFIFQPHQVKGQSMYPTLHNGEYLLTNKLTYRFREPEVGDIIVFRAPSHEELDYIKRIVALPGDRVKLLDGKFYINGYELNESEYLSSDVKTTQERYLLEGTEVVVPPNSYFVAGDNRPNSSDSRDFGPVPYQNIVGIAWFRYWPPQNLGLVQNGEILKNEN; from the coding sequence ATGTCTATTTTAAAATCCCTTACTGAATTCTTCTTAGATTTTCTGGAAACTATTATTGTAGCTTTGGTTATTTTCCTGGTGCTGTATATGTTTATTTTTCAACCACACCAAGTTAAAGGCCAATCCATGTACCCTACCCTTCATAATGGTGAATATTTATTGACCAATAAACTAACCTATCGGTTTAGAGAACCAGAAGTAGGCGATATTATTGTCTTTAGAGCCCCCAGCCATGAAGAACTGGATTATATTAAACGGATTGTGGCTCTTCCTGGTGATCGAGTCAAATTACTTGATGGTAAATTTTACATCAACGGCTATGAACTAAATGAGTCAGAATATTTAAGCAGTGATGTCAAAACTACTCAGGAACGTTATTTACTTGAAGGAACTGAAGTAGTTGTGCCACCTAATAGTTATTTTGTAGCTGGCGATAATCGGCCTAACTCCAGTGATTCTCGTGATTTTGGCCCAGTCCCATATCAAAATATTGTCGGTATTGCCTGGTTTCGCTACTGGCCACCTCAAAACCTTGGCTTAGTCCAAAACGGCGAAATTTTGAAAAATGAAAATTAA
- a CDS encoding FtsW/RodA/SpoVE family cell cycle protein — translation MLIKLPDLWLMIPALLLCVLGLVVTYSISPGDFASQLQFFIVGLLLFLLLSLIDFTFLQAFSLVSFGLSFLLLLLTIGLAEAVRGSRRWLQVGAMRLQSSELMKPFLILGLSFLAAKVNVKKFPQFLLVLGVLALVCLLVFLQPDLGSMIVLLLIGVFVLMASYPKKRFFVALTILLMIAAPILWQSLASYQKQRVEHFLNPQADPLGASYNQIQAVIAAGSGQLFGQGLGKGTQSRLQYLPEKHTDFFFASLAEELGFLGSSLVLILFFSLGGRLLTLFSMSSDPVKRMVFLGTFAMFLFQASFHIGINLGLLPVTGITLPFLSVGGSSMLSSWLALGIASSASQSIRQDKAIYLR, via the coding sequence ATGCTTATTAAGCTTCCAGATTTATGGCTGATGATTCCAGCCTTATTGCTTTGTGTTTTGGGTTTAGTGGTAACGTACAGTATTTCTCCTGGCGATTTTGCTAGTCAGCTACAATTTTTTATAGTTGGCTTATTGCTATTTTTGCTACTTAGCCTGATTGACTTTACTTTTTTACAAGCTTTTAGCTTGGTGAGTTTTGGTTTGTCTTTTCTTTTGCTACTGCTCACTATTGGTTTAGCTGAGGCAGTGCGAGGTTCAAGGCGTTGGTTGCAAGTTGGAGCTATGCGTTTGCAAAGTTCAGAGCTAATGAAGCCGTTTCTAATTTTAGGCCTAAGTTTTTTAGCTGCCAAAGTTAATGTCAAAAAATTTCCTCAGTTTTTACTAGTTTTAGGGGTTTTGGCTCTAGTTTGCTTGCTAGTTTTTTTGCAACCAGATTTAGGTAGTATGATTGTCTTGCTGCTGATTGGAGTTTTTGTCTTGATGGCTAGTTATCCCAAAAAACGGTTTTTTGTAGCTTTAACCATTTTACTGATGATTGCAGCGCCAATTCTGTGGCAGTCTTTAGCTTCCTATCAAAAACAGCGAGTTGAGCATTTTTTAAACCCGCAAGCCGATCCTTTAGGAGCTAGCTATAACCAAATTCAGGCGGTGATTGCTGCCGGTTCAGGCCAGTTATTTGGACAAGGCCTAGGTAAAGGAACGCAATCAAGACTGCAATATTTACCGGAAAAACATACTGATTTTTTCTTTGCCTCTTTAGCTGAGGAGCTGGGGTTTTTAGGAAGTAGTCTAGTATTGATTTTATTTTTTAGCTTAGGGGGACGCTTATTGACCTTGTTTTCTATGTCCAGTGATCCGGTAAAACGAATGGTCTTTTTGGGAACATTTGCGATGTTTTTATTTCAAGCCAGTTTTCATATTGGAATTAACTTAGGACTGTTGCCGGTGACGGGGATTACCTTGCCATTTCTTTCAGTTGGCGGTAGTTCAATGCTGTCTTCTTGGCTAGCTTTAGGAATTGCTAGCTCAGCTAGTCAGAGTATTCGGCAGGATAAGGCGATTTATTTACGCTGA
- the rlmB gene encoding 23S rRNA (guanosine(2251)-2'-O)-methyltransferase RlmB yields MGVKQPSRRFSKPALRQLEGRNVVREALRAQNKLTEILIEEKMKFDERLQEIKQLANKQKVPIKRVGSHQLKKLSKTGGNHQGIIAFGEYLEVYRLQELLDILEKQKQAPFFIMLTGVMYEHNLGAVIRTADAAGVHGVIISKQGEPLSPVVYRTAMGAEEHVMIIEENLFVALKLLKKHGIKLLGASEKADYNLFKTDLNKGICLIMGVEDRGLSEPIAKLLDGYISIPMLGQIDSLNMSVAAAIAMYEVVRQRRYA; encoded by the coding sequence ATGGGTGTTAAGCAGCCTTCTCGACGATTTTCTAAACCTGCTCTACGTCAACTAGAGGGTCGCAATGTGGTGCGGGAAGCTTTACGGGCTCAAAATAAATTGACAGAAATTCTAATAGAAGAAAAGATGAAGTTTGATGAGCGCTTGCAAGAAATCAAACAACTGGCTAATAAACAAAAAGTCCCTATCAAGCGAGTTGGATCACATCAGCTAAAAAAATTATCAAAAACCGGTGGTAATCATCAGGGAATTATTGCTTTTGGGGAATATTTGGAAGTGTATCGTTTGCAAGAACTCCTGGATATTTTGGAAAAGCAAAAGCAAGCTCCTTTTTTTATCATGCTAACCGGGGTAATGTATGAGCATAATTTAGGGGCGGTAATTCGGACAGCTGATGCAGCTGGAGTGCATGGAGTGATCATTTCCAAACAAGGTGAACCTTTAAGTCCAGTAGTTTACCGGACGGCTATGGGGGCTGAAGAGCACGTCATGATTATCGAAGAAAATCTATTTGTGGCTTTAAAACTTTTGAAAAAGCATGGTATCAAACTTTTAGGAGCTAGTGAAAAAGCGGATTACAATCTCTTTAAAACTGATTTAAACAAAGGTATTTGTCTGATTATGGGAGTAGAAGATAGAGGTTTGTCTGAACCAATCGCTAAGCTTTTGGATGGGTATATCAGTATTCCGATGTTGGGTCAAATTGATTCGCTTAATATGAGTGTGGCTGCAGCTATTGCTATGTATGAAGTGGTTAGGCAAAGGCGTTACGCATAA
- a CDS encoding ParB/RepB/Spo0J family partition protein — MDKQSIQYLDITQVQPNPLQPRGVITPDSIMDLVDSIKEHGILEPMVVAHTPAGFQIIAGERRWRASKMAGLTQVPCIVKETSPQGMLELAIVENVQREDLNPLERAEAFNRLLQEFNLSHADVARRVGKSPSYVSNSLKLLELPDVLKDGLLGNLISEGHARALLGIVQPSAMIEAYKQVLRETASVRRTEEIARRVKQQLEHAGLRQAKPSQTQNIVHEDIDRMQSKMQESLGGKSSVKLIRTARQTKVTFLLNGNPAQTEERLQKIFKGVTVEAV; from the coding sequence ATGGATAAACAATCAATTCAGTATTTGGACATTACTCAAGTCCAGCCTAATCCTTTGCAACCTCGAGGAGTTATAACTCCAGACTCCATTATGGATCTGGTTGATTCCATTAAAGAGCACGGTATCTTAGAACCAATGGTAGTAGCTCATACCCCAGCTGGCTTTCAAATCATTGCCGGTGAGCGACGGTGGCGAGCTTCTAAAATGGCAGGGCTGACCCAAGTGCCTTGCATTGTCAAAGAAACCAGCCCTCAAGGAATGCTGGAACTGGCTATTGTGGAAAATGTGCAACGGGAGGATCTTAATCCTTTAGAGCGGGCTGAAGCTTTTAATCGGCTGTTGCAGGAGTTTAATTTATCTCATGCTGATGTAGCTCGTCGAGTTGGGAAAAGTCCTTCTTATGTTTCTAATTCTTTAAAGCTTTTAGAATTACCAGATGTGCTAAAAGATGGTTTGTTGGGCAATTTGATTAGCGAGGGTCATGCCCGAGCTTTGCTAGGGATTGTGCAGCCCTCAGCTATGATTGAGGCTTATAAACAAGTACTCAGGGAAACAGCTTCAGTCAGGCGCACTGAAGAAATTGCCAGACGGGTCAAACAACAGCTTGAACATGCTGGTTTACGGCAAGCAAAGCCTAGTCAAACTCAAAACATTGTCCATGAGGATATAGACCGAATGCAAAGCAAGATGCAAGAATCTTTAGGAGGTAAATCTAGTGTTAAACTCATTAGAACTGCCAGACAAACCAAGGTTACTTTTTTGCTCAATGGCAATCCAGCACAAACCGAAGAACGGTTGCAGAAGATTTTTAAAGGGGTAACTGTAGAGGCTGTTTAA
- the rsmI gene encoding 16S rRNA (cytidine(1402)-2'-O)-methyltransferase, translating into MSLFIVATPIGNRSDITLRALQTLFSMDAVLCEDTRKTKQLLDFYLKDIPSQILGENPKIPVLLSFFEHNEAAKIPQILGDLKQGAQIALVSNAGTPIISDPGYLLVKACHETGIKVITIPGPSALTSALSISGLATDKVQFLGFLPRKHGKQTKIWQDIFASKIDQTVVFYESPFRLKKTLANINEIFGDIEISVARELTKVHEVVKQGKISDWLQDKKTLKGELVVLFRTHQK; encoded by the coding sequence ATGTCACTTTTCATTGTTGCTACTCCTATTGGTAATCGATCTGATATCACCTTAAGAGCATTACAAACCCTTTTTAGCATGGATGCAGTTTTGTGCGAAGATACTCGCAAAACTAAGCAGCTTTTAGATTTTTATCTTAAAGATATTCCCTCTCAAATTCTGGGAGAAAATCCTAAAATTCCGGTTTTGCTATCTTTTTTTGAACACAATGAAGCCGCTAAAATTCCTCAAATCTTGGGAGATCTTAAGCAAGGTGCGCAAATTGCCCTGGTCTCCAATGCTGGTACTCCAATTATTTCTGATCCGGGCTATTTACTAGTAAAAGCTTGTCACGAAACTGGCATTAAAGTCATAACTATTCCTGGACCTTCAGCTTTAACCAGTGCTTTATCAATTTCAGGCTTAGCCACTGATAAAGTGCAATTTTTGGGGTTTTTACCCAGAAAACATGGCAAGCAGACTAAAATTTGGCAGGATATTTTTGCTTCAAAAATTGATCAAACCGTGGTTTTTTATGAATCACCCTTTCGGCTTAAAAAAACTCTAGCCAATATTAACGAGATTTTCGGTGATATTGAAATCAGCGTCGCTAGAGAATTAACTAAAGTTCATGAAGTAGTTAAACAAGGTAAGATTTCAGATTGGCTACAAGATAAAAAAACGCTCAAAGGCGAGTTGGTGGTTTTATTTCGCACTCACCAGAAGTAA
- the rplU gene encoding 50S ribosomal protein L21 yields MDFAIIETGGKQYKVVPEKSLEIEKVDGKAGDMVSFDKVLLIADGENVEIGTPYLEGKTIDLEIVEQKRGKKIRILRFKAKSRHRRRQGHRQSLSKVALSSNKKTTPTPKKTSQKPKAKSAQ; encoded by the coding sequence ATGGATTTTGCAATTATTGAAACCGGTGGCAAACAGTACAAAGTTGTCCCCGAAAAATCACTTGAGATCGAAAAAGTTGATGGCAAAGCTGGAGATATGGTTAGTTTTGACAAAGTTTTGCTGATTGCTGATGGAGAAAATGTAGAAATTGGTACCCCTTATCTTGAAGGTAAAACCATTGATTTGGAAATTGTAGAGCAAAAACGGGGTAAAAAAATCAGAATTTTACGTTTTAAAGCTAAATCCCGTCATCGCCGCCGCCAAGGCCATCGTCAAAGTTTAAGCAAAGTTGCTCTTAGTAGTAATAAAAAAACTACCCCAACTCCTAAAAAAACTTCTCAAAAGCCAAAAGCCAAATCGGCTCAATAA
- a CDS encoding DUF333 domain-containing protein, whose protein sequence is MKIRNGIFILLVVGLALALFGEYMFFTSNLFKNEKGLQVTVQSKKETSELYTIDVEYPLFSSAKNLSENIEDFVEKSISDFKQASSENWQERKANATPDENLGEYPDQPFTLEMSWQPQQLNEQYISFVLRSESFTGGANPDDLITTYNYDMVNHKEVVLTDLFPDQKNYLETISNYARTTLGDQLNMGQNDNPNLEEMFTEGTKPEEKNFSKFTFNDQAITFYFPVYQLGPRDLGEQTLVYYRNSNQNTQIEVGIANPASKNCIDKGGTITMSKDVNGNEFGICVFEDNRQCEEWALYRSECPDGGVKITGYENQGQIDCAIRGGEVDIKNKMCTLPNKMDCAINEDGITCPDLDSPKAVE, encoded by the coding sequence ATGAAAATACGTAATGGCATTTTTATTTTGCTAGTTGTGGGGTTAGCACTAGCCTTGTTTGGTGAGTACATGTTTTTTACCTCTAATTTATTTAAAAATGAAAAAGGTTTGCAAGTTACTGTTCAAAGTAAAAAAGAAACAAGCGAACTTTATACAATTGATGTTGAATATCCTTTATTTAGCAGTGCTAAAAATTTAAGTGAAAATATAGAAGACTTTGTAGAAAAAAGCATTAGTGATTTCAAACAAGCATCCTCAGAAAATTGGCAAGAAAGAAAAGCTAATGCGACTCCTGATGAAAATTTGGGTGAATATCCAGATCAACCCTTTACTCTTGAGATGAGTTGGCAGCCACAACAGCTTAATGAACAATACATTAGTTTCGTGCTGCGTAGCGAATCTTTTACTGGCGGAGCTAATCCTGATGATTTGATTACTACTTATAATTATGACATGGTAAACCATAAAGAAGTAGTATTAACTGATTTATTTCCAGACCAAAAAAATTACCTAGAGACTATTTCCAATTATGCTAGAACTACATTAGGAGATCAGCTAAATATGGGTCAAAATGATAATCCCAACTTGGAGGAAATGTTTACTGAAGGCACAAAGCCAGAAGAAAAAAATTTTTCTAAGTTTACCTTTAATGATCAAGCTATCACATTTTATTTCCCTGTCTATCAGCTAGGACCAAGGGACTTAGGGGAACAGACTTTGGTTTACTATAGAAATAGTAATCAAAATACTCAGATAGAAGTGGGCATTGCTAATCCAGCTTCAAAAAACTGCATTGATAAAGGTGGAACTATAACGATGAGTAAAGATGTTAATGGCAATGAGTTTGGTATTTGTGTGTTTGAGGATAATAGACAATGTGAAGAATGGGCTTTGTATCGAAGTGAATGTCCAGATGGTGGAGTCAAAATAACTGGCTATGAAAATCAAGGCCAAATAGATTGTGCTATTAGAGGTGGTGAAGTTGATATAAAAAATAAAATGTGCACATTACCCAATAAAATGGATTGTGCCATAAATGAAGATGGAATTACCTGTCCGGATCTAGACAGTCCAAAAGCAGTGGAATAA